A window of Flexistipes sp. contains these coding sequences:
- the traT gene encoding complement resistance protein TraT: protein MRKQKVLITAVLITVVTFAASCTSVSRGLGKITANKYAEPRSGTVWVVPPPQLEPPKPENKNVYISFRNISDAQSVNLTDELRDAAREQGWNVVSDPYEADYRLRASLRYFGEVKPESGGTAIAKNMGVISGAAVGVGTGALVANATDNWAAGAAVGVGAGGLIGQGISNASKPREWAMIIDFVLEEYSGKQVEYELMRNTGAGTLDAAGTGNSRMAAGGGTSGSNTSSGSITKKSHYFPHGMRLSAWANQMNMKKEEALPLLKKRTRNVVTNILPR, encoded by the coding sequence ATGAGAAAACAAAAAGTTTTAATTACTGCAGTGTTGATAACCGTTGTTACTTTTGCTGCCTCCTGTACCAGCGTTTCCAGGGGACTGGGCAAAATAACGGCCAATAAATATGCAGAACCGAGAAGTGGTACGGTCTGGGTAGTTCCTCCTCCACAATTGGAACCACCTAAACCGGAGAATAAAAACGTATATATCTCGTTTAGAAATATTAGTGACGCCCAGTCGGTGAATTTAACAGATGAATTGCGAGATGCCGCCAGAGAACAGGGTTGGAATGTTGTGAGTGACCCATATGAGGCTGATTACCGGCTGCGTGCTTCACTTCGTTACTTTGGCGAGGTTAAGCCCGAATCAGGAGGAACTGCAATTGCAAAAAATATGGGCGTTATCAGTGGAGCAGCTGTAGGAGTTGGAACCGGAGCTCTCGTGGCAAATGCCACCGACAACTGGGCGGCGGGAGCCGCCGTTGGAGTTGGGGCAGGCGGGTTGATTGGTCAGGGCATTTCAAATGCTTCCAAACCCCGTGAATGGGCGATGATCATCGATTTTGTGCTTGAGGAATACAGTGGGAAGCAGGTTGAATATGAATTGATGAGGAATACCGGAGCGGGCACCCTTGATGCCGCTGGTACCGGCAACAGCCGAATGGCAGCCGGCGGAGGAACAAGTGGTTCAAATACCAGTTCCGGCAGTATTACCAAGAAAAGTCATTATTTCCCTCATGGTATGCGGCTTTCTGCCTGGGCTAATCAGATGAACATGAAAAAAGAAGAGGCCCTGCCGCTTCTAAAAAAGCGGACACGGAATGTGGTAACTAATATTCTTCCCCGGTAA
- a CDS encoding LA_2272 family surface repeat-containing protein — translation MRKLIFFLSFVIYFSSFTFAIAETKPVQFSLTPDVAVHDKDTYIRGLTLNIWGENPQSALALGLVNGSTGNSKGFSWSMFLNYAENYKGVQWAPVNYTKSDFVGWQSGILNYTKGSAKGLQSGFVNYAGSFTGLQLGFVNYAATMDKGVQIGFVNIIPENKWFTNLPNEFAKGMTIVNWRF, via the coding sequence ATGAGAAAATTAATATTTTTTCTATCTTTTGTAATTTACTTTAGTTCATTCACTTTTGCAATTGCAGAAACCAAGCCTGTCCAATTCAGCCTGACACCTGATGTAGCTGTTCATGACAAAGATACATACATACGGGGCTTAACCCTAAATATCTGGGGGGAAAATCCTCAATCAGCTCTGGCACTGGGACTCGTAAACGGCTCTACTGGTAACAGCAAGGGTTTCAGCTGGAGCATGTTTTTAAACTATGCTGAAAATTATAAAGGTGTTCAGTGGGCACCGGTCAATTACACAAAATCTGATTTTGTGGGTTGGCAGTCCGGAATACTTAACTACACAAAAGGCTCAGCAAAAGGGCTGCAGTCCGGCTTTGTAAACTATGCCGGCAGTTTCACCGGTTTACAGCTCGGTTTTGTAAATTATGCAGCAACAATGGATAAAGGTGTCCAGATTGGTTTTGTAAACATCATTCCGGAAAATAAATGGTTTACTAATCTGCCGAATGAGTTTGCAAAGGGTATGACCATAGTTAACTGGCGCTTCTAA
- a CDS encoding bacteriohemerythrin, which yields MAIYSWKPSLSVGIEEIDSQHKQLIKYINDLSEIIDRKASQEEVRKIFDALFDYTRNHFSLEEKLMEKHGYPLYEAHKKAHDSFCDKVIAFFEDYSKGKPVGEKLVTYLGTWLITHIAKDDKDYEPFMKSAMEKESKSKWYQTLI from the coding sequence ATGGCAATCTATTCTTGGAAACCGTCATTGAGTGTTGGAATTGAAGAGATAGACTCTCAGCACAAGCAATTGATAAAATACATAAATGATCTTTCCGAAATTATAGACAGAAAAGCCTCTCAGGAAGAGGTCAGAAAAATATTCGATGCTCTTTTTGATTATACAAGAAATCACTTTTCTCTTGAAGAGAAACTTATGGAAAAACACGGCTATCCCCTTTATGAAGCACATAAAAAAGCTCATGACAGTTTCTGTGATAAAGTTATAGCTTTTTTTGAAGATTATTCGAAAGGTAAGCCTGTGGGTGAAAAGTTAGTTACATACTTGGGTACCTGGCTTATTACCCATATTGCCAAAGACGATAAAGATTATGAACCGTTCATGAAGTCTGCTATGGAAAAGGAAAGCAAATCCAAATGGTACCAGACTCTTATTTAA
- a CDS encoding bacteriohemerythrin translates to MSEKKTFSVNTLSKSFDDVSLLLQGIIGTPTEKIKTKELKHCISTLENFKRYADLLMDSCSYQNKNTINISVEKYLPDMNNLLLELEVYYGGKNIKNLSQIKQLAEKIYEDYLSKVKYELIPYINSRMFSRKLITGVRIIDAQHKALFTFMDKFVSRVINESSNEDLEKVQRFLIKYTHIHFNEEEKLMEESGYPRKRAHKSEHKDFVDMIEKIDHFKEGKNEVSTDDILKYIYFDLNQWFINHILKSDRDFVEFHKNRMGEED, encoded by the coding sequence ATGAGTGAAAAAAAGACCTTTAGTGTTAACACGTTGTCAAAAAGTTTCGATGATGTCAGCTTATTGCTGCAAGGAATAATTGGCACCCCTACCGAAAAAATTAAAACAAAGGAACTGAAGCATTGTATTTCGACATTGGAAAATTTTAAAAGATATGCAGACCTCCTGATGGACAGCTGTTCCTACCAGAATAAAAACACTATAAACATCAGTGTTGAAAAGTATCTGCCGGATATGAATAACTTGTTGTTGGAACTTGAGGTTTACTATGGCGGTAAAAATATAAAAAATCTTTCACAGATAAAACAACTTGCTGAAAAAATTTATGAAGACTATTTATCGAAAGTTAAATATGAGCTGATTCCCTATATTAACAGCAGAATGTTTTCAAGAAAACTTATCACAGGTGTTAGGATTATTGATGCACAGCATAAAGCTTTATTCACTTTTATGGATAAATTTGTTTCAAGAGTAATCAATGAATCATCAAATGAAGATTTGGAAAAGGTACAACGGTTTCTGATTAAGTATACCCATATACATTTTAATGAAGAAGAAAAATTGATGGAAGAATCGGGATATCCGCGTAAAAGGGCTCACAAGAGCGAGCACAAAGATTTTGTTGATATGATAGAAAAAATTGATCATTTCAAAGAAGGCAAGAATGAAGTTTCAACTGATGATATCTTAAAGTATATATATTTTGATTTAAATCAGTGGTTTATTAATCACATTCTTAAATCCGACAGGGACTTTGTGGAATTTCATAAAAATCGTATGGGTGAAGAGGATTAA